GGGGTATTTTCAATCTCCAGCTTGTAAGCTGCGATCTGTTGTAACAATTGCTCCATGTGGCAAAGATAAGAAAGTAAGGGCGCTGGCCGATATCAATTTCCAACTTTCGGTTTATATTGCAGCCATGTCGGATATATTGAACATAAGTGACTTCCTGGAACCCATCAACCGGGCCATGCTCTCACTGGACGAGGATTATAAGGATGGACAGTTTGGCAAGATCATTGACGTTTATGAAGAAGCGATGCCCGAACTGGAACTGGCAGACATCGTGCTGGTGGGCTGCGGAGACTCCCGCGGGGCAGGCATCAATATTCACAGCACAGATTCCCCGGATACCATCAGGGCTGAATTTTACCAGCTTTTTTACTGGCATACGGATGTCCACATCGCCGATGTGGGTAACGTAAAACGCGGCGCCTCCCTCAACGATACCTATGCCGCCCTCAAAACCGTGGTGAGCGCCCTCACCTCCGCAGGCAAACTGGTGGTGATACTCGGAGGCACACACGATCTTACCATGGCGCAATACCGCGTGTATGCAGACCAGGAACAGATCATCGAAGCCGCCTGCGTGGACGCTCTCATCGATCTGGATATCGATAGCCGTCAGCGCGACAAAAATTTCCTCATGGAAATGCTCACCGGCGAACCCAATTTCATCAAGCATTATAATCATATCGGATTCCAGAGTTACTATGTCCACCCGCGTATGCTGGAAACTATGGACAAGCTCCGGTTCGATTGTTTCCGCGTGGGTCATATCAAAGAAGCCATCGAAGAAATGGAACCGGTGATCCGCAATGCCAAACTCTTCAGTTTCGATATAGCAGCCATCGCACATGCATTCGCCCCAGCCAATGACATTACCCCCAACGGCTTCAATGGCGAAGAAGCCTGCATCCTCATGCGATATGCAGGGCTTAGTCCAAATATAGACACCGTGGGCATTTACGGCTATATGCATGAGAAAGACCGCGACAATCTCACTGCCAAACAGATCAGCCATATGCTCTGGTACCTCATCGATGGACGCAGCCGCGGACAACGTGAAGCGAAACTCGAAGAAAAAGAATCCTTCAACGAGTTCACTATCGCTTTTGCAGAGATCGAAACTGTTTTCCTCCAAAGCAAACGCACTGGTCGCTGGTGGATGCAATTACCCGATCAGCAATTCATCGCCTGCTCCTACAAAGACTACCTGCTGGCCAGCAGCAACGAGATCCCGGAACGCTGGCTGCGCGCGCAGGAAAGAAGCTAAGTCAGAATTTGCTATATTGGTGTTATGAAAATTAGTCTCTGGAGCTTCCTGGCCATAGCCCTGTTCGCATCTGCCTGTACCAGTACACGCCCCATTACCCAGGGCAGCGCTGTGAAGCAGGATTACGTAGCAGAACACCTGCTGAACGATTCCACTTTGCAAAACGCTCAGGTAGGTGTTGCCGTTTATGATCCGGCAGCAGGTAAGTACCTGTACAGCTACCAGGCTGAAAAATATTTCACACCCGCCAGCAATACCAAATTGCTCAGTTGCTATGCAGCCATGAAATATTTGGGCGATAGCATTGTTGGACTTAATTATTTCGAGAACGATACCGCTATCTTTTTATCGCCAACCGGAGATCCTACCTTACTGCATCCTGATTACAAACAACAACCTGTGATCAGTTTTCTGCAACAGTCGAAAAAGAATCTTTACATCAATCCTCCCAAATGGAAAACCACCGCCTGGGGCGAAGGATGGAGCTGGGATGATTATGCAGATGATTACATGGTAGAACGCAGTGCATTGCCTGTATATGGCAACGTAGTAGAATGGGTGCAGGAGAACAACGATACCACCGGCAGCAGCAATCCTGATTTTGTTCCATCGCCCAGTATTTATTCCAATCCCGAAGTGAACTGGAAGGTTCGCTTTACAGAAGATACTTCACGCCGCTTCCGCGTTGGCCGCGAGCTGAATGCCAATACATTTTTTATCACGCAGGGACTCGAAAAAAAAGCATCGAGGTATGTGCCTTTTGTGACCAATGGCATACAATCCGCACTGGAGCTCATTCCTGAAGTGATTGGAAAAGAGATAGCAGAAACACCACCGGCTACACGAAGGAGGTTCGATCGTGCGGGTGGTATACAATTGCTCGGCGTCAACAGTATTTTGTCGCAGCCCCTGGATTCCATGCTGAGACCGATGATGCACCGCAGTGATAATTTTTTTGCAGAACAATGTTTGCAGATGGTGAGCTATGAGCTGTTCAGGGAATTCAATGAACAGAAAGTGATCGACACCATGATGAAAACTGTGCTGAACGATCTGCCGCAATCCCCCGCCTGGGCGGATGGCAGCGGACTGAGCAGAATGAATCTTTTCACACCCCAGGATTTTGTAGTGCTGCTGCAAAAAATGGAAAAGGAGTATGGGATGGATCGATTGAAAAATATCCTTGCCACAGGTGGTACCGGAACTTTGAAGAATTACTATCTCTCAGACAGCGGATATATTTATGCCAAGACCGGCACGCTCCGTGGAGTAGTGGCACTCAGCGGTTTCCTGATGACAGAAAAAGGTAAGACACTGATCTTTTCTATATTGGTGAATAATCATAATGGAAGTTCGGTGGCAATCAGGAGGAAGGTAGAAGGATTTCTAACGGAGATCAGGAGAAAGAACTAACGCAGTTTCCTATCAGGATTTCTGGTTTTTCCTCTCAATCTGATAGGAAAAGAAAGTAAAATTGATAGGAAAAACTCATCACACTCTACTTCTTACCATTTTTACTTTTCCCCTTCTTTTGAAGTGAAGCAATATCATTGATATCTTGCAACCTTCCTGACGCTTCTTTATTTTTAATAAAATCCTGAAGACCGATATAGGTTATAATGAGTCCATCGAGATCAACCTCTTCCTTGTTTTTATAGGCATCTTTAAAGTCTACTCCATCAATTGAATTCAAAATATCGATTCTAAGTGGAGGATATCCGATTTGAGTCATATAACCCTCTTTCAGAAAATCATCTTTCGTAAATCCCTGTGCGGACAATCCAAATTCTTTAAGCACATCTAACATCTTATCCGCATTCTTCTTTGAAATCCCGATCCAAATATCAAGGTCTCCGGTATGACGTGGCTTTCCGTGAAATGCAAGGGCATACCCGCCTACCACCATGTACTGAACTCCGTGTTTATTTAATAATGCTACAAATTCTTCAAAGTCCTGGGCAAGAATCATGAGTTAGATTTTTCTTTTTGAAACGGCAGCCTTATTCAACTTTGCACCGGGTTGTAATGATTGAGATATTATGAAGGTGACAGCAGCTGCCCTTTCTTTCACTGACCGGGATAACCAATAATCGAGATCTTCTTTCGATTGATCAAAACTATGGAGTTGTCTCTTTTGAACTACTGGTACCATTCTAAAGGTTGATTTGGTAGCTATTGGTTTTGTAATGACAGGCATTCTTTCAATTCGCAAATCCTCAGTTTCGAATGGCTTTTTTGCTTTGGAAAGATAGTTGTTGATAGTATTGTAACTATACTCGGGATAGGAAGCAGTGAAATGCTTCAAATTTGAATACACTTCAAAGTTGTCTTTGCTTCTTAATTTCCAGAAAGCAAGTATTACCCTTCTGCCTTTATCGTCTGATTTTGACATATAACAAATGTACAAAACGACAACTATTGTAACAATATTTGTCATATTATTTTTTGATCAGATTTTTTTGATCCACATCAACTCCACCAACCACCCAACCCTTCCCAATCTGCCCCCGTACAATAAAACAGCATAAAGCAGCGGAAAATAATCCGACCTTTAAGAAGCAATATTGCCCGGGTTGGATCGTTCAATAAGGGTAAATTCCCTCCGGCTGCTGCATAGCAGTGAACCACTTAATACAAGGATGTTTGGCAGGTAGTCTTGCCGATATGGAGATGATCACCGGCTGTATCAACAACGACCGGCGGTGCCAGGAACAGTTGTACAAACAGTTCTACGGGCC
This portion of the Pseudobacter ginsenosidimutans genome encodes:
- a CDS encoding arginase family protein; translated protein: MSDILNISDFLEPINRAMLSLDEDYKDGQFGKIIDVYEEAMPELELADIVLVGCGDSRGAGINIHSTDSPDTIRAEFYQLFYWHTDVHIADVGNVKRGASLNDTYAALKTVVSALTSAGKLVVILGGTHDLTMAQYRVYADQEQIIEAACVDALIDLDIDSRQRDKNFLMEMLTGEPNFIKHYNHIGFQSYYVHPRMLETMDKLRFDCFRVGHIKEAIEEMEPVIRNAKLFSFDIAAIAHAFAPANDITPNGFNGEEACILMRYAGLSPNIDTVGIYGYMHEKDRDNLTAKQISHMLWYLIDGRSRGQREAKLEEKESFNEFTIAFAEIETVFLQSKRTGRWWMQLPDQQFIACSYKDYLLASSNEIPERWLRAQERS
- the dacB gene encoding D-alanyl-D-alanine carboxypeptidase/D-alanyl-D-alanine endopeptidase gives rise to the protein MKISLWSFLAIALFASACTSTRPITQGSAVKQDYVAEHLLNDSTLQNAQVGVAVYDPAAGKYLYSYQAEKYFTPASNTKLLSCYAAMKYLGDSIVGLNYFENDTAIFLSPTGDPTLLHPDYKQQPVISFLQQSKKNLYINPPKWKTTAWGEGWSWDDYADDYMVERSALPVYGNVVEWVQENNDTTGSSNPDFVPSPSIYSNPEVNWKVRFTEDTSRRFRVGRELNANTFFITQGLEKKASRYVPFVTNGIQSALELIPEVIGKEIAETPPATRRRFDRAGGIQLLGVNSILSQPLDSMLRPMMHRSDNFFAEQCLQMVSYELFREFNEQKVIDTMMKTVLNDLPQSPAWADGSGLSRMNLFTPQDFVVLLQKMEKEYGMDRLKNILATGGTGTLKNYYLSDSGYIYAKTGTLRGVVALSGFLMTEKGKTLIFSILVNNHNGSSVAIRRKVEGFLTEIRRKN
- a CDS encoding nucleotidyltransferase → MILAQDFEEFVALLNKHGVQYMVVGGYALAFHGKPRHTGDLDIWIGISKKNADKMLDVLKEFGLSAQGFTKDDFLKEGYMTQIGYPPLRIDILNSIDGVDFKDAYKNKEEVDLDGLIITYIGLQDFIKNKEASGRLQDINDIASLQKKGKSKNGKK